CTCCGGCGCACCCGCCGCCGACCTCCGCCAGGGCTCGCTCTTCGAGCCGGTCCCGGACGGCGAGCGGTACGACCTGATCGTCTCCAACCCGCCGTTCGTGATCTCGCCCGGCGCCCGGCTGACCTACCGGGACGGCGGGATGGGCGGGGACGACCTGTGCCGCACGCTCGTTCAGCAGTCGGGGGAGCGGCTGTCCGAGGGCGGGTACGCGCACTTCCTCGCCAACTGGCAGCACGTCGCGGGCGAGGAGTGGCAGGACCGGCTCCGCGCGTGGGTGCCCCGCGGCTGCGACGCCTGGATCGTGCAGCGCGAGGTGCAGGACGTCACGCAGTACGCGGAGCTGTGGCTGCGGGACGCCGGCGACCACCGCGCCGACCAGGCCGCCTACCAGGCGCTGTACGACGCGTGGCTCGACGAGTTCGAGGCGCGCAAGGTGAAGGCGGTCGGCTTCGGGTGGATCACCTTGCGCAGGACGGACTCGGCGGAGCCGGCGGTCACCGTGGAGGAGTGGCCGCACCCGGTCGAGCAGCCGCTCGGCGACACGGTCCTGGCGCACTTCGCCCGGCTCGACTACCTGCGGGCGCACGATGACGCGGCGCTGCTCGAAGCCCACTTCAAGCTCGCCGCCGAGGTGGTCCAGGAACAGGTCGGGCTGCCCGGCGCCGAGGACCCCGAGCACGTGGTGCTGCGCCAGCACCGCGGGATGCGCCGGGCCACCAAGGTGGACACGGTCGGCGCGGGCTTCGCTGGCGTGTGCGACGGCTCGCTGAGCGCCGGCCGCATCCTGGACGCGATCGCGCAACTCGTCGGCGAGGACCCGGTCCTGCTCCGCGACCGGACCCCGGCGCAGATTCGCCTCTTGGTGGAGCAGGGCTTCCTCGAACCGGTGTGAGCGACCGGTTCCGGCCGGGCCAAAACCGGTGGCGTGCCCTGACCCCGTCGCCGGGAAGGGAAACCGGCCAACCCGGCGCCCGGTGATGCGAGGCCCGCAGGGGCGTGCGCCCCGGCGTGTTCGAGACACTCCGGGCGCTGAGGGTCGCCGCCGGCCGTCGCCGCGCGGAAGCGGCGCCCCCGCGTTCACCTCCGGTTCGCCCGCCCGCAGCCCGCGCGTGCCAGTCT
The sequence above is a segment of the Streptomyces griseoviridis genome. Coding sequences within it:
- a CDS encoding DUF7059 domain-containing protein, with product MDASRPSRSSLPALPDSDRPEVAALLRDAFLGASFTADGLLDLLGAPAYAALARSETVPALRATRGDTPLELLVRLFLLQQPVPHARVADVLPVAACLESGWLTAAGPDEVAAAVDVRPYGGPEGEDWFIVSDLGCAVGGAGGIGSREEGVVLGVGGASTTLAGITVRTPVAAALDLGTGSGIQALHAGRHATRVTATDLNPRALHITALTLALSGAPAADLRQGSLFEPVPDGERYDLIVSNPPFVISPGARLTYRDGGMGGDDLCRTLVQQSGERLSEGGYAHFLANWQHVAGEEWQDRLRAWVPRGCDAWIVQREVQDVTQYAELWLRDAGDHRADQAAYQALYDAWLDEFEARKVKAVGFGWITLRRTDSAEPAVTVEEWPHPVEQPLGDTVLAHFARLDYLRAHDDAALLEAHFKLAAEVVQEQVGLPGAEDPEHVVLRQHRGMRRATKVDTVGAGFAGVCDGSLSAGRILDAIAQLVGEDPVLLRDRTPAQIRLLVEQGFLEPV